DNA from Patescibacteria group bacterium:
GTTCCCAGGCATGGTACAGGGCCGAGCCGTAACCCTTGTTGCGGAGCATCACATAGCATGAAGCGAGCATGGCGATAAAATAAACGATTACCGCCGCCGGTATAAATATCAGAAATGATACAAGATAAAGCGCGGCATTCAGGGCGATATTCGCGGAGAGCAGCAGGAACAGGGGAAATGTGGTGAACATCACGAGAAGCGCGATCGCAACCTTGAGTGACACATTGATGCCGAGAAGCGGCCAGAATTTATGCATCCCCAGCGTGAACGCGTCGCCGGCCGGCATTAACTTATTTTTTGCCTTTCCGGCGGCCGCCGTAATGAGCGCGCCCTGTGAAGCGACTGAAAGCCAGATGAGCCCGAGTCCGATGGCAAGAGCCACGAGGACCGCGGTAATCAGCCAAACGTTTTCCAGAGTGAATAATTGCTTTATGCCGCTCAATTTATCCGGCAATCCAAGAGCGGATTCAAATGGCATGCCCTGGCTAACCGCCTGCCACGCCGAACCGAGATTGGTAACGCGGCCGAACATTTTAACACCCAGGTCGTAGATTCCGCCGCTCATCATGAGTCCGGCAAAAAATCCGAAGACCCAGAGTACTTTATTGCGCCAGGCGAAGAACCAGGCTTCACGAAGCACTTCACGGTATATTGGTTGATGCATATTCCTCCCTGTCTTGCCGAAGCCCCGACCGCAGTCGGGACGAAGGCAGACTCCTTATTTTTTAATTTTTTTGTTTTGTTGGTGGGATTTTTTCGGAACCTCGATATCCCGGAACAGCGCTTCGAATTCCTCCTGCTCCAGGGTTTCTTTTTCCATGAGATTTTTGACGATGAGTTCTAGTTTGTCTTTATGCTCGGTCAGAATTTTTTCCGCCAGGCCGCGCGCGTCTTCAATTAACGCGGCCATTTCCTTGTCGATTTTTTCCGCGGTTTTTTCGCTATAATCCTTTTCTTCGTGGAAATCGCGGCCAAGAAACACGAGCTCGTCTTTTCGTCCGAAGGTTCTGAGATCAGAACCCATTGCATAGGTTTTGACCATTTGCTCGGCGAGTTTGGTCGCTTGTTTCAGGTCATTGGAGGCGCCGGTCGTGACATCGCCAAAAATCATTTTTTCTGTGAGATATCCGGCCACCATTACCGCGATGTCGGCGGAAAATTCAGCCTTGGTATGCAGATATTTGTCTTCGGTCGGGAGCTTGAGGGTGTATCCGGCTGCCGGTCCGCGTGAAATTATTGAAACTTTGTGAACCGGATCCGCGTCCGGGAGCATTTCGGCAGTAAGCGCGTGCCCGGCTTCATGGTACGCCGTGACGCGGCGTTCGCGGTCGCTCAAAATATGGCTCCGGCGCTCCGGTCCGAGCATAACTTTTTCAATGCTTTCAAACACTTCGTCCAGGCCGATTTTATTTTTATTGCGCCGCGCCGTGAGAATCGCCGCCTCGTTCAGGAGGTTGGCGAGATCGGCTCCGGAAAATCCCGGAGTGCGCTCGGCAACGCGTCGGAGGTCAATGCCCGCCTCAAGTGGTTTATTGCGCGCATGAATTTTTAAAATTGCTTCGCGGTCGCGGATGTCCGGAAGATCCAGGATCACTCGCCGGTCGAAACGTCCCGGCCGCAGAAGCGCCGGATCAAGCACGTCCGGCCGGTTTGTCGCCGCGATCACGATGACGCCGATGTGCGGATCGAATCCGTCCATTTCAACGAGTATCTGGTTCAGCGTCTGTTCGCGCTCGTCATGCGAGCCGCCCAAGCCCGCGCCGCGCTGGCGCCCGACCGCGTCGATTTCATCCACGAACACGATGCAGGGCGCGTTCTTTTTCGCTTTTTGGAACAGATCACGGACGCGCGCCGCGCCCACGCCCACGAACATCTCCACGAACTCACTGCCCGAAATATGGAAAAACGGCACATTGGCCTCTCCGGCCACGGCGCGCGCGAGCAGGGTTTTGCCCGTGCCCGGGGCGCCCATGAGGAGAACGCCTTTGGGAATCTTGGCGCCGAGGGCGACGAATTTTTTCGGATTTTTCAAAAATTCAACAATTTCCTGCAATTCGTCTTTGGCTTCGGTGACTCCGGCCACATCCTTGAATGTGATTTTGTTTTTCGCGTTTTTGCCGGTTTCGCGCACGCGCGATTCGCCGAAAGATATCGCCTTGGCGTTCTGGCCCTGGACCTGGCGAAAAAAGAAATAAATGATAACGCCAAAAATGATAAGCGGCAGCAGGCTGGGGAGAAGCAGGGCGAGCCAGTCACTTTGCGGTTCGCTGACTTTTACATTAATTGCCGCGAGTCGTTCGGCCGGAACATCGTAATTTTTAAGCATTTCAGAAAACGATTCGCCGGATTCTTTATAAATCTCCGCGGTGCTCTGATCCTGGAATGTCGCGATAAGCTCCTGGCCCTTAACCTCAACGCCCGTAATTTCACCGGCCTTGATCTTGGCGACAAATTCAGAAATATCCATTTTCTTCGCGGATTCAAAATTGATATTGCTCATCACGAGCGCGATAATCAAAGCGGCGAGTGCCAGCCACAGCAGATTTTTTGTTAGAATTTTTTTCATATATACCTTATATTATAGTTGTTTTCGCGGAAAAATGAAATGGGGACGGATTAAACCGTCCCCATCTGTGTTTTTTCATTCCCTACTCGGCCACGGCCTCTTTTTTTTCTTCTTTTTTCTCTTCCTGTTTTTCATCCTGCTTCTCATCTTTTTTCTTTTCTTCTTTTGCCGGTTTGGCTGAGCGTTTCAGGCTCAAGCCCAGGCGATGATGTTCCGGTTCGATTGAGATAATGGTGAATTCCAGGGTGTCGCCGACTTTTGCGAGCTCGCTGGTATCCTTTACCGGTTTGTCCGAAAGTTCGGAAATATGGGCCAGGCCGTGGATGTCCGGGTCAAGCTCCACGAAGAGCCCGAACGGATTGATTTTCAAGACCTTGCCCTTGACCTTCTGGCCGAGAGCGTATTTTTCCTTAACATTGCTCCACGGATCCGCCAGGAGTTTTCTCATGGATAAGAATATTTTTGAACCCTCGACTGAAATGATTTCCGCCTTGACATTGTCGCCGACTTTCACGAAGTCGCGCGGATTATCGATGCGCTGCCAGGCGATTTCCGAAATATGGACCAGGCCCTCGAGGTTGTCGAATTTCACGAACGCGCCGAAATCGGCAACCGCCGTGATCGTTCCCTCAACCACATCGCCGATTTTGTAGCGGTCAATCAGCCCTTTCTGCTGCTCTTCCCAGACTGCCTTTTCGGAGACGATGAGCTTTTCGGTTTTTTTATCAACGTCAATGACGCGCACCTCGGATTCTTTGCCGATAAATTCTTTGAGTTTTTCCAGAATCTTGGCTTTGTCTCCGCCCGCGACGCGCGGATAATTCTCCGGAGAAAGCTGGGAAACCGGCAAAAAGCCGATTACGCCCGCGTGCTTTATGATCAATCCGCCCTTGTTGGCGTCAAGTACTTTCACATGGATGATTTCGCGGCTCGAGAGCAGATCAGCGAGTGTCTGCCAGGCCTTTTGATGGCCGGCGGAACGGAATGAGAGTTCTACCTCGCCATTCTCGTTTTCGAGGTCAATGACCGTGGCTTCCACTTCCGCGCCCGGAACCAGTTTTTCAAATTCCGCCGCGTCCTCAAAAAGTTCGCGGCCGCGCACCACGCCGATGTTATATCCCGGGATATCGATTTTAACTTCGTTTTTTGAGGCCGAAATTACGGTGCCGCGCACCACGTCGCCGGGTTTTGGTATATTTAAAAATTGCTTCTCGGAGAGAAGTTTATTGAGTTCGCCGTCTTTTGGTTCGGCAATTTTCTTCTTTTTTGCCATATTATTAATTAGCTTAGCTCATTTTGGCTGGGATGAGCCCCCGTCGCCCGGGACGGGGATATTAAATAAGTAAAAAAAGTATATACTATATTAAATATCTTGGCAAGAGGCGGCCGCGTTGATATAATATATATAGAATATATGCCGCAAAAATACCAAAACGAACTTAATCTCCTCAGAATAGCGATTGAAAAGACGCCGTTCTCTTTTTCGCGCGATGAACGCTCGAAATTTGAAACCCGCCTGGCCGCGCTTGAGGCTAATCCAGAAACAAAACGCGACGAGATTGAAACCGTGATTGTTGAAGTCGGCAAGGCGACCTGGCCGCATCGCAAGGCCTACGAGGGCATGTTTGCCGCTTATGCCAAAGAAAAATACGAAGAGCAGTTTATCAACAATCTGGATGATGATCTTCGCGTCAAATATGAAAATTTTACCCGCGCCGGCGGCAGCCTGCACGATTACCGCCGCACCCGTGAAATGGAACAGGCCTTTACGCCGGAAGAGTATACTCGGCTAGAAGATGCGATTTTTGAAGCGCGCAAATTTCTGGATTCATACATGGAAACCGTGATCGCCGAAAACTCCGACGAATACAATGAATCCGTCAAACGGTACGAGTCCAAACAGCGCGACTGCGCCAATATGATTGAGAGCCTGAAGGAAATCGCTCGCACCTCGGAAAAATGGGCACCAGAAATCATGGCCAAGGTGCGAAAATTTGAAGAGGGCTGGAGTGCGATTGAACGCGACTTTGATGAAGACCAATTGAAACATGAGATAGAGTATTGGCAGGGAGTGATCGGACTTGAGTAATCGGGCGTTTTTGTGGCTGATTTTCTCTTTACACGCCCGTTTTTTTATGGTAAAATTATTCCATTAAATAAGGTCAATTTTAAGTTATGCAAATCTCTTGGCACGGCTTGGCCTGCTTTGAAATCACGGCTAAGATCGGCGGTGAGGATGTTACCCTGGTTACCGACCCCTATCAAAATTCTACCGGATTGCGTTTCCCACGAACCCTGTCGGCGGATACTGTGCTCGTTTCCGAAAACCGTCCCGAACAGAATAACGTGGAATCCATTGCCGGCAATCCATTTATCATCAAGCACCCGGGTGAATATGAAATCGGGGGCGTTTTTATTTACGGAATAAACATCTTCAAAAACGATAATGGAGTAAAAGAGGGCCGGCGCCCGCTCATTTACCGCATCGAAATGGAAGGCATTACCATTGCCCATCTCGGCACCATGTATCGCGAGCTTTCGGACGATGAATTGGCCAAGCTCCGGCAAATCGATATTCTTACCTTGCCGGTCGGCGGCGGTCCAGTAATCTCACCCGAACAGGCCGATAATCTCGTGAGCCAGATTGAGCCGCGCATTGTGCTGCCCATGTATTATGGCTCGCCTAACCTCAAAGAAAAATTGGAAAAGATTGACAAGTTTTGTAAAGAAATCGGCGTCTGTCAGACCGAACGGCCGAATAAATTTAAAATTTCAAAAAAAGATCTGCCCCAGGAAGACATGCGGGTAATTATATTGGAAAAAGCTTAATATGCCCAAGAAAGAAAAAGCAAAATCAATAAAGATCGTTGCCGAGGCAAAGCCCGCGGCAAAACCCCGGCCAAAAAAACGCATTTTGAAAGTCCGGAAAGCCGCGTCCGAGAAACTGGCGCCGCTTGCCGAAGTTGCGAATTTTCCGGTTGAGAGCGGGGAGGCCGGCCGCGCTGAACTCGATCGCCTCATTGTCCAGGAGGCGGTAAAAGACCAGCCTGTTTTTTCGATGGGCGAAGAAACAAAACCCGAGGAAAGCATTTTTAATACCATTGAAGAGCCGGCTGAGTTTGAGCCGGATGAAGATGGCACGATTTTTGTCAGCCCGGGCGAACCAGTGAGCCTTTACCGCCGGGTCCTGCTCTGGTCTTCGGTCAGCCTTTGCGCCGCGGTCATCGGTTTTGGTTGGATTCTAACCATCGGCGGCAGTTTGGGGCTTAAATCCCAGTCCAGCGCGGCTGAATATGAACCCATGACCATGGAAGAAATAAATCGCGAAGTCAATTCCAATCTCGAAGATATAAAGGCCGCGGTGGATGAAGATGCTGCTAAGGCTATGATCGAGGACAATACTCTTGAAAAGATCATTGAAGAAGTAAAAAATTCTTCAAGTACCGGCGAAGTCGCGACCGGGGAGCGCGATATATTTTCACCCCCGTCCAGCACAACGGAATAATTTTTAATTTTGCATTTTTAATTTTTAATTGTTGAGATGCCTGACAAAGAAAAAAATTTGAATCCAATCGGCAAAGTCGAGAATCTCCCCATCGTCGAGGAGATGGAGACTTCGTATTTGGATTACGCCATGAGCGTAATTATTTCCCGCGCCCTGCCGGATGTGCGCGACGGCTTAAAGCCGGTTCATCGTCG
Protein-coding regions in this window:
- the ftsH gene encoding ATP-dependent zinc metalloprotease FtsH produces the protein MKKILTKNLLWLALAALIIALVMSNINFESAKKMDISEFVAKIKAGEITGVEVKGQELIATFQDQSTAEIYKESGESFSEMLKNYDVPAERLAAINVKVSEPQSDWLALLLPSLLPLIIFGVIIYFFFRQVQGQNAKAISFGESRVRETGKNAKNKITFKDVAGVTEAKDELQEIVEFLKNPKKFVALGAKIPKGVLLMGAPGTGKTLLARAVAGEANVPFFHISGSEFVEMFVGVGAARVRDLFQKAKKNAPCIVFVDEIDAVGRQRGAGLGGSHDEREQTLNQILVEMDGFDPHIGVIVIAATNRPDVLDPALLRPGRFDRRVILDLPDIRDREAILKIHARNKPLEAGIDLRRVAERTPGFSGADLANLLNEAAILTARRNKNKIGLDEVFESIEKVMLGPERRSHILSDRERRVTAYHEAGHALTAEMLPDADPVHKVSIISRGPAAGYTLKLPTEDKYLHTKAEFSADIAVMVAGYLTEKMIFGDVTTGASNDLKQATKLAEQMVKTYAMGSDLRTFGRKDELVFLGRDFHEEKDYSEKTAEKIDKEMAALIEDARGLAEKILTEHKDKLELIVKNLMEKETLEQEEFEALFRDIEVPKKSHQQNKKIKK
- a CDS encoding S1 RNA-binding domain-containing protein, with product MAKKKKIAEPKDGELNKLLSEKQFLNIPKPGDVVRGTVISASKNEVKIDIPGYNIGVVRGRELFEDAAEFEKLVPGAEVEATVIDLENENGEVELSFRSAGHQKAWQTLADLLSSREIIHVKVLDANKGGLIIKHAGVIGFLPVSQLSPENYPRVAGGDKAKILEKLKEFIGKESEVRVIDVDKKTEKLIVSEKAVWEEQQKGLIDRYKIGDVVEGTITAVADFGAFVKFDNLEGLVHISEIAWQRIDNPRDFVKVGDNVKAEIISVEGSKIFLSMRKLLADPWSNVKEKYALGQKVKGKVLKINPFGLFVELDPDIHGLAHISELSDKPVKDTSELAKVGDTLEFTIISIEPEHHRLGLSLKRSAKPAKEEKKKDEKQDEKQEEKKEEKKEAVAE
- a CDS encoding MBL fold metallo-hydrolase, which encodes MQISWHGLACFEITAKIGGEDVTLVTDPYQNSTGLRFPRTLSADTVLVSENRPEQNNVESIAGNPFIIKHPGEYEIGGVFIYGINIFKNDNGVKEGRRPLIYRIEMEGITIAHLGTMYRELSDDELAKLRQIDILTLPVGGGPVISPEQADNLVSQIEPRIVLPMYYGSPNLKEKLEKIDKFCKEIGVCQTERPNKFKISKKDLPQEDMRVIILEKA